The following are from one region of the Cystobacter fuscus DSM 2262 genome:
- a CDS encoding Eco57I restriction-modification methylase domain-containing protein has protein sequence MPTLDLRLRDQLATVIGRENQDGGARVIAETGARAAIEALAVHLVVPYGHLDTAGKQLRNRLRARARQLGDVRKVDGRHEIDHLVEQTAYEHWHRMLFARFLSENDLLIHPEMKVAVTLEECAELAPSEGSADAWELAGRYASRMLPQIFRPDDPVLAVRLAAEHQHGLENLLASLPAELFHASDSLGWVYQFWQARRKKEVNASEVKIGADELPAVTQLFTEPYMVQFLLHNTLGAWWIGAGRTLPMEMPYLRLLDDGTPTAGTFEDWPRLARELKVLDPCCGSGHFLVAAFEILVAFRMAEEGLSARDACDAVFRDNLFGLEIDYRCVQIAAFALALAAWTYPGAGGYRPLAAMNVACSGLAISAKKEEWERLAGDNQRLRNGMGRMWELFREAPILGSLIDPMRDPADALFVAGFDELQPLLDRAVGGDRATAEPELHEIQVAAGGVAAAATQLTGRFTLIATNVPYLKSEKHHPTLRDFASTHYEIGKADIATVFLLRMLDALGLGGTIAVVSPQNWLFLPTYKKLRKHLLRSLSWKSVARLGAGAFSTITGEIVQASLICVSKVPPPHEHCMAAIDLSSASSATEKAERLLVGNFLRLSQEEQFRNPDHRVVLDGISNTTARLLVDFADSYWGQGTGDFIRFGRCFWEVAEIGNKWTRMQTTVSNTVSHGGRHFVVLWENGQGALMEYAEKLRALPGHQGIRPTRGAEAWGKPGVTVSLMGSLPATIYHYCVRVPKGEQGSLPGDVRDAGGWNGGSRGSEAAR, from the coding sequence ATGCCCACTCTCGACCTACGTCTGCGCGATCAGCTCGCCACGGTCATCGGCAGGGAGAACCAAGACGGCGGCGCTCGCGTCATCGCCGAGACCGGCGCGCGGGCGGCTATTGAGGCCCTGGCTGTCCACTTGGTGGTTCCCTACGGCCACCTCGATACGGCAGGCAAGCAGCTCCGCAACCGTCTGAGGGCGCGGGCGCGGCAGCTCGGCGATGTGCGCAAGGTCGACGGCCGCCACGAGATCGACCACCTCGTGGAGCAGACAGCCTACGAGCACTGGCACCGGATGCTATTCGCGCGCTTCCTGTCCGAAAACGACCTGCTCATTCACCCTGAGATGAAGGTCGCCGTCACGCTGGAGGAGTGCGCCGAGCTGGCCCCCTCCGAGGGATCCGCCGACGCTTGGGAGCTGGCCGGTCGCTACGCCAGCCGGATGTTGCCGCAGATTTTCCGTCCCGACGACCCGGTGCTGGCGGTGCGCCTCGCGGCCGAGCACCAGCACGGGCTGGAGAACCTGCTGGCGAGCCTGCCCGCTGAGCTGTTCCACGCCAGCGATAGCCTCGGGTGGGTCTACCAGTTCTGGCAGGCCCGCCGGAAGAAGGAGGTCAATGCCTCGGAGGTGAAGATCGGCGCTGACGAACTGCCCGCCGTTACGCAGCTTTTCACCGAGCCCTACATGGTGCAGTTCCTCCTGCACAATACGCTGGGCGCGTGGTGGATCGGGGCTGGGCGCACGCTGCCGATGGAGATGCCCTACCTGCGCCTCCTCGATGATGGCACGCCCACCGCTGGCACCTTCGAGGACTGGCCTCGGCTGGCCCGCGAGCTGAAGGTGCTCGACCCCTGCTGCGGCTCCGGACACTTTCTCGTCGCCGCCTTCGAAATCCTCGTAGCCTTCCGCATGGCCGAGGAGGGGCTGAGCGCGCGGGATGCATGCGATGCCGTGTTCCGCGACAACCTGTTTGGGCTGGAGATCGATTACCGCTGCGTGCAGATCGCGGCCTTCGCCCTGGCGCTGGCGGCGTGGACGTATCCCGGTGCCGGGGGCTACCGGCCACTTGCCGCCATGAATGTGGCCTGCTCCGGGCTGGCGATTTCAGCGAAGAAGGAGGAATGGGAGAGGCTGGCGGGGGACAATCAACGGCTTCGGAACGGTATGGGGCGTATGTGGGAGTTGTTCAGGGAGGCGCCAATTTTGGGGAGTCTGATCGATCCCATGCGCGATCCTGCTGATGCGCTCTTCGTCGCTGGCTTCGATGAACTCCAGCCACTCCTCGACAGAGCTGTTGGAGGCGACCGCGCGACCGCCGAACCAGAACTACATGAGATACAAGTCGCAGCTGGCGGAGTCGCCGCAGCGGCAACGCAGCTTACGGGGCGTTTCACGCTCATAGCGACCAACGTTCCCTACCTTAAAAGCGAGAAGCATCACCCAACTCTTCGAGACTTCGCCTCAACACATTACGAAATTGGGAAGGCCGATATTGCGACAGTTTTCCTCCTTCGGATGCTGGACGCACTTGGTCTAGGTGGAACGATTGCTGTTGTCTCTCCGCAGAACTGGCTTTTCCTGCCGACTTACAAGAAACTGCGCAAGCATTTGCTTAGAAGCTTGTCATGGAAATCTGTAGCGCGGCTTGGGGCGGGCGCGTTCTCCACGATTACTGGCGAGATTGTGCAGGCTTCTCTGATCTGCGTGAGCAAGGTCCCGCCACCGCATGAGCATTGCATGGCCGCTATCGACCTTTCATCTGCGAGTTCGGCAACTGAAAAGGCTGAGCGCCTGCTGGTCGGGAATTTCCTACGTCTCTCTCAGGAGGAGCAGTTCAGAAACCCAGACCACCGCGTCGTTTTGGACGGTATTTCGAATACGACAGCCCGGCTGCTTGTTGATTTTGCTGATTCTTATTGGGGGCAAGGCACCGGTGATTTTATTCGCTTCGGTCGGTGTTTCTGGGAGGTGGCAGAGATCGGCAATAAGTGGACACGAATGCAGACTACCGTGAGCAATACTGTAAGTCACGGAGGCCGCCATTTCGTTGTTCTTTGGGAGAATGGCCAGGGCGCGTTGATGGAGTATGCGGAGAAGCTAAGGGCTCTCCCAGGACATCAGGGAATCCGGCCGACTCGAGGTGCGGAGGCTTGGGGCAAGCCAGGAGTCACCGTGTCTCTGATGGGATCACTCCCGGCAACGATCTATCACTACTGCGTCAGGGTCCCGAAAGGTGAACAGGGAAGCCTGCCGGGCGACGTGAGGGACGCTGGGGGTTGGAACGGTGGCAGCAGGGGCAGCGAGGCAGCCAGGTAG
- a CDS encoding IS701 family transposase, translating into MDSSGVQRLEEYFRRIGDVLGEDSRRGSFAIYAMGLLGDGERKSVEPIAARACPDPSKTDAMHQRLLHFTVNSCWSDREVRREAARYALGAMTQREPVEAWIVDDTGFLKQGKHSVGVQRQYTGSAGKITNCQIGVSLSIATRTEHVPVDFELYLPESWANDSARRQEARIPPEIGFKTKPQLAVDMIGRAVAEGIPKGVVLADSAYGSSSDFRAQVRSLGLHYAVGVESQTTISLLDNEGLPHGEAMSVKDMAWSIHERGGFRRCTWRSGTREDLWARFALRRVVAAGVPKGQQEPLWLLIEWREGEPEPSNYFLVSVPGRITKKQLIRLVMQRWRTERVYEDLKGELGLDHYEGRRFSGWHHHVSVALCCYAFIIAERVRHFPPSARGTVEAHAQPLQA; encoded by the coding sequence ATGGACTCGAGTGGGGTTCAACGACTTGAGGAGTATTTCCGAAGGATTGGCGATGTCCTGGGAGAGGACAGCCGCCGGGGTTCTTTTGCCATCTACGCCATGGGACTGCTGGGCGACGGAGAGCGCAAGAGCGTCGAGCCCATTGCAGCTCGTGCTTGCCCCGACCCCAGCAAGACCGATGCAATGCACCAACGACTGCTCCACTTCACCGTCAACTCTTGCTGGAGCGACCGGGAAGTTCGCCGAGAGGCCGCCCGCTATGCCCTTGGCGCCATGACTCAACGTGAGCCCGTGGAAGCTTGGATTGTCGACGACACGGGTTTTCTCAAGCAGGGCAAGCATTCAGTGGGTGTGCAGCGGCAATACACCGGCTCGGCAGGCAAAATCACCAACTGCCAGATTGGCGTCAGCCTCAGCATCGCCACCCGGACCGAGCATGTCCCTGTCGACTTCGAGCTGTACCTGCCCGAGTCCTGGGCCAATGACTCGGCTCGCCGTCAGGAAGCTCGAATTCCTCCAGAGATTGGTTTCAAGACCAAGCCCCAGTTGGCCGTGGACATGATTGGCCGGGCCGTGGCGGAGGGTATTCCAAAAGGAGTCGTCCTGGCGGACTCCGCGTATGGCTCCTCCAGCGACTTCCGCGCGCAGGTGCGCTCCTTGGGGCTGCACTACGCGGTAGGGGTGGAGTCGCAAACGACCATTTCCCTCCTCGACAACGAGGGACTGCCTCACGGCGAGGCGATGAGCGTCAAGGACATGGCGTGGAGCATCCACGAGCGCGGGGGATTTCGACGCTGCACCTGGCGCAGTGGGACCCGTGAGGACCTCTGGGCGCGCTTCGCTCTGCGTCGTGTAGTCGCCGCAGGAGTGCCCAAGGGGCAACAGGAGCCCCTCTGGTTGCTCATCGAGTGGCGAGAGGGCGAGCCAGAGCCGTCCAACTATTTCCTCGTTTCCGTGCCGGGCCGCATCACCAAGAAGCAACTCATTCGCCTCGTCATGCAGCGCTGGAGAACCGAGCGCGTCTATGAGGATTTGAAGGGAGAACTCGGGCTCGACCACTACGAGGGCCGACGCTTTTCGGGTTGGCACCACCACGTCTCTGTCGCCCTTTGCTGCTACGCGTTCATCATCGCTGAACGCGTGCGGCATTTTCCCCCCTCGGCCCGAGGGACGGTTGAAGCCCACGCGCAGCCGCTCCAGGCCTGA
- a CDS encoding type II restriction endonuclease, with protein MIPKNPAHLTAVWAFCSSPEFGEAVRRIDQSLKVTNATLLKVPFDLPRWQAAGASMYPNGLPQPETDDPTQHVFQGSVTRCAQPLQVAVARLLGYRWPDQQADALDAYADTDGIVCIPALLGERPAADRLTDMLAAAWGRDWHPQTLTDLLTAVGHTDSLEDWLRDTFFKQHCELFHYRPFIWHIWDGHREGFSALVNYHKLNHETLKSLTYTYLGDWIRTQELEAKANKSGAGDKLAKAKVLQQRLADILEGEAPLDIFVRWKSIEQQPIGWHPDLDDGVRLNIRPFLTVPDVGAKGAGVLRWKPNIKWGKDRGKNPPDSPWGEDRDNDNHLTLAEKLAAREAA; from the coding sequence GTGATCCCAAAGAATCCTGCGCACCTTACGGCCGTATGGGCCTTCTGTTCGTCACCTGAGTTCGGCGAAGCGGTTCGCAGGATCGATCAAAGCCTCAAGGTGACGAACGCAACGCTTTTGAAGGTCCCCTTTGATCTGCCGAGATGGCAGGCTGCGGGCGCCTCTATGTATCCCAACGGCTTGCCCCAGCCGGAGACCGATGACCCCACCCAGCATGTCTTTCAGGGCAGTGTCACTCGATGCGCTCAGCCCCTTCAAGTCGCTGTCGCCCGTCTCCTCGGCTATCGCTGGCCCGACCAGCAAGCTGACGCGCTGGATGCCTATGCTGACACAGACGGCATTGTGTGCATCCCCGCCCTGCTCGGCGAGCGCCCTGCTGCCGACCGTCTTACCGACATGCTCGCAGCGGCCTGGGGCAGGGACTGGCACCCGCAGACTCTCACCGACCTGCTCACCGCCGTCGGTCACACCGACAGCCTGGAGGATTGGCTGCGGGACACCTTCTTCAAGCAGCACTGTGAGCTCTTCCACTATCGCCCGTTCATCTGGCACATCTGGGATGGCCATCGCGAGGGTTTCTCGGCGTTGGTGAACTACCACAAGCTCAACCACGAGACGTTGAAGTCGCTCACCTACACTTACCTGGGTGATTGGATTCGGACCCAAGAGCTAGAGGCCAAGGCCAACAAGAGCGGCGCGGGTGACAAGCTCGCTAAGGCGAAGGTCCTCCAGCAGCGCCTCGCCGACATTCTCGAAGGCGAGGCCCCGCTCGACATCTTCGTGCGCTGGAAGTCCATCGAGCAGCAGCCGATTGGCTGGCACCCCGACCTGGACGACGGTGTGCGCCTCAACATCCGGCCCTTCCTGACCGTGCCCGACGTGGGCGCGAAGGGAGCCGGCGTGTTGCGCTGGAAGCCCAACATCAAGTGGGGCAAGGACCGGGGCAAGAACCCGCCAGACTCGCCGTGGGGTGAGGACCGGGATAACGACAATCATCTGACGCTTGCCGAGAAGCTGGCAGCGCGGGAGGCGGCGTGA